One window of the Archangium primigenium genome contains the following:
- a CDS encoding Spy/CpxP family protein refolding chaperone, which yields MKTRNKYVLAGTAVLAFVLLTGFRGGPWGGGARDPERVKQMITWRLDDRLEQLKATDAQKRTIQGLKDGLFEDGKQLMEGNKDAREQALAQWDAERPDATRVHALVDARVDALRGFAHKVADAFLRAHETLTPAQRQQVSSQIREHHAR from the coding sequence ATGAAGACCCGGAACAAGTACGTCCTCGCCGGCACCGCCGTCCTCGCCTTCGTCCTGCTCACGGGCTTCCGGGGCGGGCCCTGGGGCGGCGGCGCGCGCGACCCCGAGCGCGTCAAGCAGATGATCACCTGGCGTCTGGACGACCGGCTCGAGCAGCTCAAGGCCACGGACGCGCAGAAGCGGACGATCCAGGGCCTCAAGGACGGGCTGTTCGAGGACGGCAAGCAGCTGATGGAGGGCAACAAGGACGCGCGGGAGCAGGCCCTGGCGCAGTGGGACGCCGAGCGGCCGGATGCCACGCGGGTGCACGCGCTGGTGGACGCGCGCGTGGACGCCCTGCGCGGCTTCGCCCACAAGGTGGCCGACGCCTTCCTGCGCGCCCACGAGACGCTGACGCCCGCGCAGCGCCAGCAGGTGTCCTCGCAGATCCGCGAGCACCACGCGCGCTGA